aagaaaagcaacTGCTCAAATTGCTGGGGGTGACCGATAGAGACAGGGACAGGGGTCCGAGATCAGGGGCCGCCACCGCTCCGAGATCTCACTATAGAATCTTGCTCCGATATTAACATTAAAGGCAGCCACTCAAAAGGCATTTAGTTTCACCGTTGTTCGAGTAAACCAATCATATCGAGTCCAACTGTGAGGCTCAAACGTGGTGGGACAAGGATTAAGGTTAAACGCCTTGGTTTTCTCTCTTGACAGGCGAGGTCTTTGTGTAAGCGGCCCAGGGTTTCAATTTCCGCTTCTCTGATGCTGCTTACACTTGATTATTTTTTCCGTCTATCAGTATCTGGCCTGCTATGGAGTACACACTCAAAAGCGATACGCTCTACTCAACTCCTGCAAGGGTTCGTTGACCTGAAGTGCCTCTCCTGAGATACCTGGTCATTGGCACAGCTACCTAGTTAGTTAGATACGCGCAATAGACTTACAGTAAACAGATGAAATTGCCTTCCTTGATCCTTGATCCTTGCATCTGCTCCTCTCTTCTCTAGCCCGACTGACGGACGGAAGTTTCCTCGTTGGCGGATGCAACTCAACTTTCTACCAGGGAGGAAAGACACTCGAGATCTGATATATAAGTTGGCTTCGCTCTCCTCCAACatgtcttctcttctttccctCCACACTCGTCGTAGCAAAATCacttctttcttctcaaCTATCTTCACTTTCTTTCAATTTGGCTGTGCCAAACCTTCATTCTTTCTAAACAACATATAAACCAACTTTTTGCGAATCCTCGCTTCATTCCAATCCTTACCACCAAACAAGTTTTTATAACAACAAAGAAATCTATCAAGATGCGTTTCACTGCTACCGCCGCTACTCTGGCCATGGCCACCACCGTCTCTGCCCACGCTCAGGTCTACGGCCTCTGGGTCAACGGAAAGGACCTTGGTGATGGTCGCAACACTTACATCCGATCTCCCGAGAACAACAACCCCGTCAAGGACCTGACCAGCGCTGACATTGTCTGCAACGTCAACGGTGGAAAGGCCGCTCCCAAGTTCGCCTCCGCTGCCGCCGGTGACGAGGTCACCTTCGAGTGGTACCACAACGAGCGAGGTGACGATATCATTGATGGCTCTCACAAGGGTCCCGTCATCACCTACATCGCTCCTTACACCGAGACCGACGGTACCGGTGCTATCTGGACCAAGATTGCCGAAGAGGGTCTTGAGGGTGGCCAGTGGGCTGTTGACAAGCTCATCAAGAACGAAGGCAAGGCTACCTTCACTCTCCCCTCCAGCCTTAAGGCTGGCAAGTATATCATCCGCCAGGAGATCATCGCCGGTCACGAGGCCGAGGTCGCTTTCTCTGAGAACAGCGCCCGTGGTGCCCAGTTCTACCCCTCTTGCGCCCAGGTTGAAGTCACTGGATCTGGCACTGCCGTCCCCGATGAGAACTTCGACTTCCAGACCGGTTACACCTACACCGACAAGGGTATTGTCTTCGACGTCTACAACGCCCAGTCTTACGCTTTCCCCGGCCCCAAGGTCTGGCAGGGAACCTCTTCCGGCTCCGGCTCCGGCTCCGGTTCCGCTGCCCCTGCTCCTACCGCCGCTGAGACCCAGGCTCCCGCTCCCACTCCTACTTTCGCCACTGTCGTCAAGCCCTCTGAGGAGGCCGCTGCCCCTACTCAGGCTCCTTCCACCCCTGTCACTCCCCCCAAGACTGGCTGCGCTTCTCGCCGCCGCCGTGCTCGCCGTGCTGCCCGCAAGGCTCTGTAAAGAACTCGAAAACAGTCCTCTACAGGCACTGGTCGATTTGTGATACGTCCGAGACGTCCACGTGCTCGTGTTTGCTAGCAAAACACCAATCTCGTTTCTCCCTAGCGGAGGGCGATAAAACTGCATCTTTTTATAGATGAATTTCtgttatatagatatattctCTGACCTTTCAGGGATAAGTCACTTGTATAAATTTTATTACGACGATTGAAAAAATATTCTTGTTCCCGCTCTGATGGAATGTGATGTGAATGATGTCAAGTTGAAGTAATAGTTGAACCTTGGAATCCCTCAACTGCAGAGGCCTTGCAAGTGATTTTTGATATTGGCTTCAACCTATGACAATAAAATTTCAACCAATCATCTTTTCGATTTGGACgcttctctttggcaagtAAAGAATCGTCAAGTTAGACACTGATGCATTGCGTCATGAAAAGGACTAGATAATACAAGATAGACTATGGTAGCAGGACCAATAAACGCCAGAAGTACCGGTCTGACTAAATGTTTGCaagtgacagtgacagtcAACTCCAAACATGACCTATCACCAGATCTCTCATGAAACCTGGTCCCTGACGAGTTGTCGGACTCGCCCTTGTTCAGCATGTCAGTACTACAACTTGTAAATGAAATGCATGATATCCAAGGGAGAATTGTGTAATACCATAAGAAGGGGAAGTTGACAGGCCGATATGGGTTCTAAGCTAGTATAGTCATAGTGATGCGGGCCACGAGCCAGCTCTGCCCAACCCCGTCCTGATCGTTTGAATCACAGCTGTAGATGCACCCAATAGTGTTTTGGGCATCAGTAGAGCACTTAACCAAGCACTTATAGACGAATTCACAAGAGCGTATGTATAATTTGGCCTGAATGGTCCGCACATAGAGAGTTTGTGTGGTAAGAATTTGTGTTGATTGGTGCTTCTATGGCGGCCCAACGGGTTGGGCTTATTGTGTTGACGTTAAACGGCAGACAGATTGATTAGCCTGGACTAGACTAGGAGCATTAGACTGGAAACCTGGGGAGTCTCTATGCGTATACGCTGTGTTCTGTCAAACACAATCCATTCGATCGGTTCTGGTGGTTGTCACACGCTCACCGATCGTGTATCACGAAGAAAATAACAGATCTTGACAGGACCACAACGGTAGCACGACTACTCCAAGTCTGACACGTATTAGTCACTGCAATTCGGTAGATCAACCCCAGACTCGCTTGTTCGTGACTATCTGATTCGTCGATCCATAGGCAGTGAATCCCATTGTCGTTGAGGCTCTGCCTGAGCCAATAGTGATCGCTCATTACTAACCACACGCCATTCTCTTCAATGGTAGCAAGTCGatctccttgttcttgtttgaTTTTCACTCGGCAAGTTTGGGGTGACATATTATTCTGACAACAGATCAGCCACCTGTTGAAGTAGGGGAGTTGTAAGCTAGAGCTGTATTTTGGTCAATATTACCCGTGCCACCAGCACTTTGGGTCGTACAAGACATTGTATGATGCATTGAAAAAGTCGAAAACTCCCATACCAATCCGAGAATTAGTAGAATTCGTGTCAGACAATAGAATATCAGTGTACAACAATGCGTTGGGTTGTATGCGCCTCCGAAAGCGGCATGAGAGGTGGCTTATCCAGTGTgtcatatatatatatattgcaGGAAATCTAAATGTTGATATCGAACTCGTCGAGTGCATTCTTTGCCAAGAAATCTAGAGTCCGTTCGATTTGCTCAACTACGCCTCCCGTATGCCTTTGGATGACGAATGAAATATCGAGTAATTCTCAAATAAGGTTGGAT
This Fusarium poae strain DAOMC 252244 chromosome 3, whole genome shotgun sequence DNA region includes the following protein-coding sequences:
- a CDS encoding hypothetical protein (SECRETED:SignalP(1-20)~CAZy:AA9): MRFTATAATLAMATTVSAHAQVYGLWVNGKDLGDGRNTYIRSPENNNPVKDLTSADIVCNVNGGKAAPKFASAAAGDEVTFEWYHNERGDDIIDGSHKGPVITYIAPYTETDGTGAIWTKIAEEGLEGGQWAVDKLIKNEGKATFTLPSSLKAGKYIIRQEIIAGHEAEVAFSENSARGAQFYPSCAQVEVTGSGTAVPDENFDFQTGYTYTDKGIVFDVYNAQSYAFPGPKVWQGTSSGSGSGSGSAAPAPTAAETQAPAPTPTFATVVKPSEEAAAPTQAPSTPVTPPKTGCASRRRRARRAARKAL